Proteins from a single region of Chloroflexota bacterium:
- the thpR gene encoding RNA 2',3'-cyclic phosphodiesterase, protein MEQIRSFIAIELPDDVRSALAELQTELQANKQPSVKWVDPHGIHLTLKFLGNIATAKISDVTGAIEQASQGFSPLSLEVKGLGVFPNLQRVRVVWVGVGGDIDRLKQLQQRIDSNLVPLGFARESRPFTPHLTLARVREKATPTEQQHLGQLVADARFETAH, encoded by the coding sequence ATGGAGCAGATTCGTTCGTTTATCGCTATTGAACTGCCTGATGACGTAAGGTCGGCCCTTGCCGAATTGCAGACCGAGTTGCAGGCGAATAAGCAGCCTTCGGTGAAATGGGTTGACCCGCATGGTATACACCTGACCCTGAAATTTCTGGGCAACATTGCCACAGCCAAAATCAGCGATGTTACCGGTGCTATAGAGCAAGCGTCTCAGGGCTTTTCACCTCTTTCGCTTGAGGTAAAGGGGCTGGGCGTTTTTCCCAACCTCCAGCGCGTCCGGGTGGTATGGGTCGGCGTGGGAGGAGATATTGACCGGTTGAAACAGCTTCAGCAGCGCATTGATTCCAACCTGGTACCGCTGGGCTTTGCCCGGGAGTCGCGGCCGTTCACCCCTCATCTGACCCTGGCCCGCGTTAGAGAAAAGGCAACACCAACCGAGCAGCAACACCTGGGGCAGCTCGTCGCCGACGCCAGATTTGAGACCGCCCAT
- a CDS encoding amidohydrolase family protein yields MIIDFHTHVFPPQVKQKRGQYIDRDPCFALLYAKKEAKIATAEELIDSMDRAGIDISVIVNFGWMTHELCTETNDYILESIARFPKRLIGFCTVQPQSLDAAIAEIERCAQNGAKGIGELRPDIQLLDLEDEAIISPLMETVKKHRLILLTHASEPAGHDYPGKGIITPDVLYPFITHYPDVTIVCAHWGGGLPFYALMPEVQKALQNVYFDTAASPFLYQPQIYTLGSQLVGADKILFGSDYPLLLQTRLLQEIDSAALTEEEKSLILSGNAKRILNL; encoded by the coding sequence ATGATTATCGACTTCCATACGCACGTCTTTCCACCGCAGGTCAAGCAAAAACGCGGCCAGTACATCGACCGCGACCCGTGTTTTGCGCTCCTCTATGCCAAGAAAGAGGCTAAAATCGCCACCGCCGAGGAACTCATCGATAGCATGGACCGGGCCGGCATTGATATCTCGGTCATTGTCAACTTCGGCTGGATGACCCACGAACTCTGCACGGAGACCAACGACTACATTCTGGAATCAATCGCCCGCTTCCCCAAACGCCTTATCGGATTCTGTACCGTGCAGCCGCAGTCGCTCGACGCCGCCATCGCTGAAATTGAGCGCTGTGCCCAGAATGGCGCCAAGGGTATCGGCGAGTTGCGACCCGACATACAGCTGCTTGACCTCGAAGATGAAGCCATCATCTCTCCATTGATGGAAACGGTTAAGAAACACCGGCTCATCCTCCTCACCCATGCCTCCGAACCCGCAGGCCATGACTACCCCGGCAAGGGAATCATTACACCGGATGTGCTGTATCCCTTCATCACCCACTATCCCGATGTCACCATTGTCTGTGCCCACTGGGGAGGCGGCCTGCCGTTTTACGCCCTGATGCCCGAGGTACAGAAGGCACTGCAGAATGTCTACTTCGATACCGCCGCATCTCCGTTTCTCTACCAGCCCCAAATATATACTCTGGGCAGCCAGCTGGTCGGCGCGGATAAGATACTCTTTGGCAGCGATTACCCGTTGCTGCTGCAGACCCGCTTGCTCCAGGAAATCGATTCGGCGGCTTTAACCGAAGAAGAGAAGAGCCTGATTCTATCCGGCAATGCCAAACGGATACTGAACCTTTAG